One Diabrotica virgifera virgifera chromosome 3, PGI_DIABVI_V3a genomic window carries:
- the LOC126881808 gene encoding uracil-DNA glycosylase-like, which translates to MAQQTFVSNDLPNYYAQLVELQNHYLQWFNFSFERLPVLFSNSNIPDSWKPLLGEVFCTQFNQLNTIAVVLSYIRETDWFPNSGKLWSFTRFCSPADVKVVIIGQDPSDSDGTGLAFSKDSGIYPSTQNILEEVKSDIGEQNLRPEFRTDYGNLDYWAKQGVLLLNSALTNSTYKSHLSLGWNVIVEELIKKLQALNKNIVFMFWGECAKALRGGLENRFEIHYWNQYSAGHPSPNNQLNNFSGCKHFSQANGWLVEHDINPIDWCPVPPPQIVPNYVIS; encoded by the coding sequence ATGGCGCAACAAACCTTTGTGAGTAATGACTTACCTAACTACTATGCTCAACTAGTAGAATTGCAAAATCATTATCTTCAATGgtttaattttagttttgaacGACTTCCTGTGTTATTTAGTAACAGCAATATACCTGACTCATGGAAACCTCTACTGGGAGAGGTTTTTTGCACTCAGTTTAACCAACTTAATACGATAGCAGTCGTTTTATCATACATTCGTGAAACCGATTGGTTTCCAAACAGTGGTAAATTATGGTCTTTTACAAGATTTTGTAGCCCTGCCGATGTGAAAGTGGTTATAATTGGTCAAGATCCAAGTGATAGTGATGGTACTGGCCTGGCGTTCAGTAAAGATTCAGGGATTTATCCATCTACACAGAATATTTTAGAAGAAGTTAAAAGTGATATTGGTGAACAGAACCTTAGACCAGAATTTCGAACAGATTATGGAAATCTTGACTACTGGGCTAAACAAGGAGTCCTTCTGTTAAATTCAGCTCTAACAAACTCTACATATAAATCACATTTGTCGCTGGGGTGGAATGTAATTGTAGAAGAATTAATTAAAAAGTTACAAGCACTGaataaaaatatagtgtttaTGTTTTGGGGAGAGTGCGCTAAGGCATTAAGAGGTGGTCTTGAGAATAGGTTTGAGATCCATTACTGGAATCAATATTCCGCTGGGCATCCCTCTCCTAATAAtcaattaaacaatttttcgggCTGCAAGCATTTTTCGCAAGCCAATGGATGGTTAGTAGAACACGATATTAATCCTATTGATTGGTGTCCAGTTCCTCCTCCACAAATAGTTCCTAATTATGTAATATcgtga